The genomic segment aatgttaaaaaaattaaccttCATGTGTTAAgttcttgtgggtaaaattgtaatgtttCCAGAATGTCTCCCCTGGCTTTCGTACATCTGCATATCGACAgatgctcaagggtggagagaagtatggctttagggcatttgcatcattcctcagggttggagagttcatctccatatcaatgataATTACCTACAGAACCCAGTGTGTGTCTGCACgcgagagtttaaagggaggggctggctggctggtttgcttgcttgcttgcttgcttgcttgcttgcttactTGCTTCttctgagcagaggagagagatggcccaggACTGCACTTtgcaggtgagggggagggccggttttgtttctgctggagaaggaaagagagaagggccaggactgcagtttgcaagcaataaacagattttaaactttatttctccctttgactgattttggtttttagaggtattttgccccgagatttcctctccctggacttagaACTGGCGCAGTTGGTAGGATTTATCTGAagctgaaatctgtcataattaGGGTGTGACCTTAGAGAGGGCGACCCCTAGAAACaatggggagaagtggcgcttGTGCCGAGGGACATATGTTTACACTCCTGTGGTGGTGaaggcaccaccaccactgctaGCCACACAAACCCTGggctaaggctactgcttctgccactgctgctgttctgttctgttgccagccggagcctggtcacaactatggaaaggagcagaggtacgGGTCACCTTGATGGAGAAGCAACTGGccgctgtgtaccatgccttgctggttacggagcccatcaccggaacagctccGATGGAGGTGATAACCACCTTTCCCATTGCaggtgggtgggtgagagacaggacccaaaggCTACAGGGTGGTGTGTCACAGATAcctacagtatatcatgtgactggccatttgcccttggcatccccagggaataatgaagcagatgcattggccTATGTGCGCTGGcaagaaggaaagcctgtctctgatgtgccccagtgtctacaccaacatttgttgcatgtggggcaaaagataatgtgggctgtagcctgtcacgGGGGCTTGCCATtaattgacctttgaagaagtcagcagagcctggaaggagtgccttgcaCACTGTGcacatcagcaaaccaccaagagggacctAGAGCATTTCTTTGCAGACTATGGCTGGTTGctggtgattgagagcgatcaaggcacccactttattggacatgcgttTCAAGGATGGGTACAGCAGTTAAGAATAAAagggacgtggccctggacatttcaacacatggaccggcgatggctggctcttctggcaccttggggaaaaggcctggaagctggcctcctgtgtattcccgGAATAACAAAAGAGTGGCTCCCCAaaatcacggttatttgcttctacagtccttgagTCCTGGAtgtgcctcctggctgcagctgctgtgtgatggctggaatggacgagctttggacttaatttgcatgggactttgaacgtagctgaatcctctggcttgagaattatcatgattgtgttgccattgtcaagaaaaaaaatgcctaaagagaggcttgactttgtctcatgttcagtaaaagttttgtgagcaacctagcatggttgttaggaataaCTAAATAAGTATAGatacattttgtgctttgtgagagattgtgctgtaaataCTTTTACTTCATCTGCATAGgttgaatcctctggtttgaggattatcatgattttattgttgttgctattgtatgtcattagtttggctggaagagggggaacaagtaaattgtaaggtgataTTTCTGGAGGGatggactgtgggtaaaattgtaatatttccagaaggTCTCCCCTGGcgttagtacatctgcatatcaaaagATGCTCAAGGGTAGAGAGAAGTATGGTAAATGGGTAATTATCTGGTCTGGAAGggagtgtctgaacctgagaggttaaggggaggaggGGGTTGATTGGCTTGCTGGCTTGCTGCCTTGctgcttccagagcagaggagagagatggccacATACTGCAGTTTGTAGTTGCGGCGGAgagccggttttgcttctgctggagcaggaaagacagaaggccccatactgtagtatgtaagcaataaacggattttaaactttatttctccctttgactgatttctggttttcgaggtattttgccccggaatttCATATCCCTGGACTGATGGTTATTTACCTAAAAGTGTTAAAATTACTAGTTAGCAGTTGGGTACTTTTAATTTAATTGATTAGTGGATTTATGTTTTAGGTTTCACTGATGAGAGAACAGTCTGGGGGAAGCCTCTTTTATTGGGCTTTTATACAACCCACACTTTGTGCAGTTTAAAGTACGTGTGTTGCAGAGAGGGTGAGCTTTGTTTAAGGTATGTGTGTTGCAGCATGCAGGGTGCTGGCTTGATCTTAGCACACTGCAAAGTCACAAACTCCTtaagttgatttcttttttagcGTATAGtgcttaaaacatttattattactCTTATTGCTATCGTCATCATAATTGACATACCTTAACCAGGAATGTCATAATTTTGTTCCCTACTAGGTAAAAGCCAGTTCTAGTGCTACTATCTTCACATAATATTATTTTGTTACCCTCCTTTTCACTGTGGTCattctactttaaaaatgaaaaggaaaatttaacattttaaaagttgtcCATGTAagactgagacagggaccatgagctTAGACAAAATAGGATaaaggcctctggaaaaagcaaggcaagataattacaatcagcaatgtaactacatgcaaggaaaccccctaccaaaactctgtgttaaacattaagctctagagtcatttttcagtgaaattaGTTAATAAAGACTagcacattttttttggtatcattaatctacaattacatgaggaacattatgtttactagactccccccttcaccaagtcaccccacataccccattagtcactgtccatcagcatagtaaaatgttgtaaaatcactacttgtctttgtgttgcacagccctccctgtcccccccacacacacattatacactCTAATTGTAaggtcccctttcttctcccacccccccttctccctccctttccctccatcctccccagtccctatcccttttgtaactgttagaccttttttgggttctgtgattcttgggttctgctgttttgttccttcagtttttcctttgttcttatactccacagatgagtgaaatcatttggtacgtgtctttctccatctggtttatttcactgagcataataccccctagctccatctatgttgttgcaaatggtaggatttgttttcttacggcagaaataatattctattgtgtatatgtaccacatctttatccattcatctactgatggacacttaggttgcctccatttcttgggtattgtaaatagtgcagcgataaacataggggtacatctgtctttttcaaattgggctgctgcattcttagggtaaattcctagaagtggaattcctgggtcaaatggtatttctatgttgagcattttgaggaacctccatactgctttccacaatgattaaactaatttacattcccaccagcagtgtaggaggtttccccttgctccacaacctcgccaacatttgtcgttgtttgtcttttggatggtggccatccttactggtatgagatgatatgtcattgtggttttactttgcatttttctgaagacaagtgatgtggagcatcttttcatgtgtctgttggccatctgaattttttctttggagaactgtctgttcatctcctctgcccatattttaattggattgttcactttttgtttgctgaggtgcatgagctctttatatattttggatgtcaaccctttatcagatctgtcatttatgaatatattctccctttaggatacctttttgttctactgatggtgtcctttgctgtacagaagtttttcagcttgttatagtcccacttgttcattttttcttttgttaccctggcccggggagatatgttcatgaagaagtcactcatgtttatgtccaagagatttttgcctatgttttttctaagagttttatggtttcatgacttatattcaggtctttgatctattttgaatttacttttgtgtatagggttagacggtgatccagtttcattctcttacattcagctgtccagttttgccaacaccagctgttgaagagactgtcatttccccattgtatgtccatggctcctttatcatatattaattgaccatatatgttcaggttaatgtctggagactctattctgttccactgttctgtggctctgttatttgtgccagtaccaaactgtcttgattactgtggctttgtagtagaggttgaagttggggagcgatatcccccccccaactttattcttccttctccagattgctttggctattcagggtctttggtgtttccatatgaatttttgaactatttgttccaggtcattgaagaatgctgttgataatttgatagggattgcattgaatctgtagatggctttgggcaggatggccattttgacaatattaattcttcctaggcaagagcatgggatgagtttccatttgttagaatcctctttaatttctcttaagagtgtctcgtagttttcaggatataggtctttcacttccttggttaggtttattcctaggtattttattctttctgatgcaattgtgaatggaattgttttcctgatttctctttctattagttcattgttagtgtataggaaagcctcagatttctgtgtattaattttgtatcctacgaCTTTGCTGAGTTCTTGTAGTTtgggaatggagtctttagggttttttatgtacaacatcatgtcatctgcaaatagtgacagtttgacgacttctttaccgatctggtttccttgtatttctttgctttgtctaattgccatggctaggacctccactactatgttgaataacagtggggaaagtgggcattcctgtcttgttcccgatctcagaggaaaagctttcagcttctcgctattcagtatgatgttggctgtgggtttttcctatacggcctttattatgttgaggtacttgccctgtatagccattttgttgagagtttttatcattaatggatcttgaattttgtcgaatgctttttcagcgtctatagagacgatcatgtgatttttgtcctttttgttgatgtggtggatgatgctgatggattttcgaatgttttaccatgcttgcatccctgagatgaatcccacttgcttattgtttatgatcctcttgatgtatttttgaatttggtttgcaaatattttgttgagtatttttgcatctatattcatcagggatattggtctgtaattttcttttttggtggggtctttgcctggttttggtattagttgcctaatatatttttgcatcttttaatTGTCTATTTGAGGCCTAGTCTGGGAAGTTGTAATAATGTACATATTCTCACTCTTGATAAATCCTTTTATTTTGAGGATAGATTTGACTTTTGAAACAGTTTAAAGTCTTATGAAAGCAAGCTTGAATAATGTGGCCATTAATAACCTAGTTTCCTCTGTAACTTATGTGTAACATCTACAAAACATTAAGCAAAAAGTTTTGTGATGTACTGTTCCTTTTGTAATCCTCTCCCTGTATTTATTAAGCTTCTACCATGTGTTTTACTATTCTCTGCCAGTTTTCCCAATATATTTTGAGGGTATTTCAGGGAATAGAGATAGAGGTACCTCTCCCTCTCAGCCCTTGAGGTACCCACAGGCTGGTGAGGGAAACGTTTTGGTTCAGGTCTAATTGCCTAAAAATTGTTGGCCATTTGCCTGCAAAGGttgaaaatagaacagaaaagttGCTCTGAGGTTATTTGTAAGAATGGTTTGCGGTGCTGAAGCAAAGAAATATACTGGAGGGCCTACATCTTCAGGCTGCAAATCTCTTGAAGTTCTTTCCTGCGTATTTTTTTTCAGGCTGCCCTATATTGTCAGTCTGGTAGTGAACCAAAGCACTAACACTGTATACTCTTGAACAGGACCCCCAGTGGAGTGGCTACTACTATTAGCTTCATCCCTTCCTGAGTCAGGAAAAAGGAGGTTGTGATATCACTGCCAGTTGAGGCTTGTAACAAGGTTTATAAATATCAGGACCCTATGTGGGCatagtagaaagagaaaatgagagaaaaatcaacTGTCAGTCCCTGATCCATTCACCTGTGCTAATAACATCTCTCACTCTCCTTCGAGTGTCTTGTTTGaatccctctctctgtctctgcctctccagtTATAGTACAACCTTTTGGATTTGGCATTCTGTTCTACATATTTAATTGTGCACACCACCTTCCCAGGCTGTTTCCAACATGAAACATAATTAGCCAACCTGTAATATTCAGGATACAAGAATACACAATTTATTGCATGGCAATATTCATGTCCTCAGTTTATTGCTGGCTATCTTGTGGCCATCAGTTTTGAGTGGGAAGATCACACCTTTAATCTGAATTTTCCCTTGGAGTTAACTGTAATAGTCCCTTTGCTGCTCACAGTCTTGTTCAAGCTTACATCAAAGCCCGAGACTCCAGGGAACATCTACCAGATCTAAGGTTGCTTTCAAGTTGATGGTCAAAGAATTCTGTATCTTCCATTTTGAGAACAGTTTCTATGTTCTGATTCAGAGCCCTGAGGACAAACTGATTAACCAAGTGTCAAAgcataattttcaaaaagttaaaaacatgacTCATACAAATACTGTATAACAAGCTCGTGCATGGGTCAAAGAATAATTTAAATCATTAGTGAGGGAGCAAACATGATGACAAAGTTCAGTGAAAGTAGGATACAGGTGagcaaaatatgtatttaatcaggaaaggaaagaatgctAGAAGGCTGAAAATTGGATATAAAACTGGCTGATATTCTAGTAGGCAATACAATCCTAACTTACAGGGTTATGTTTTCTACTGGAAAGAATTTACTTGCATCTCTATTGGAGAAAACCTTTATTAACGTACTAATCTTCTACGAGTGAACATAAAAGTTTACACACTCTGAGCCTAATCAAAAAGAAAGTATTAAGTCGGTTACCTTTGGTGTAGTCATGTTCTCCAGCATGATAGCTATTAGTTACATGTGGCCATtgcaatatatatacatatagaagtACTAAGTATTTGAGAAGAAAGTTTAGGGAGCCTTTTCTCACGAGAAAAAAATTGCAATATTGGAACCAAAGGTTGAAACACAAAGTAGCAAACCTTAAAGTAGTCAAGCAAATTTTTGAATACAATACATATGAGCAGCTGTAGGGGAAATGAGAAGAGGTAAGCCTATTAACAAAAAATAGTATATTAATTTATATGTTCTAGTACTTTTCCtctatttgtttaaattttgccattttgttttttttatttcaaatctgCACTTCATCTTATTAGTCAAAAGTGTATTTTATTAAAGTCAGTTGCTTTATTTCCATCAATGAGATGCCAGTTAGAGAGTGTCCTTCTATATATACCATGACATGTATTAGTGTTACTGGAAGTAACGTACAATCTTCATGTGCTGGAATTCATCTCTTTATTGCAGCACACAAAAACAAATGCTTGTTTGAAAATAGATCATCACAATGTCTCTAGCTGCCAAGTCTGTGGGAGGGTTCTTTGCAAGTTTAGGGgctctccctttttctctaattattcttgTGGGCCAGACCCCCTGCCTTGCACAACCCAGAGGGGAACCTgagggctttttaaaaacagtccAATTTCTCGACTTTGGAGAAGTGAAGAATGCCCCGCCCCATCTATGAAAGAGGGATTTGATAGTTTCAATGTCTTCAAATCGAAGAACTAAGTCCACAACCCCCCGTCATCCAGGACTACCACTGCCTCCTCCCCAAGGTTTATGAACCCACTCCTATCCTGCCCTAAATGCTTTGGATTGGCCCCGGAATCCTTGTCCCAGTCCACAGTTCCTATCGGTCCGTACGCAGAATTCATAGAGGACCTGTGTTATTTCCCTTGCGAAGAAACAGAATTATCTTGAAAATTTAGGTGGAAAACATCTCGGTTTTGTCCCCCAAGGAAGGGAAGCATGTGCCCAACCATCCTTGAGAAAAAGAACTTTCAGGGGCAAAGGAGCGAATAGGcaatttagaagaaaaacagaaagtggTCTCCTACTGCCCTGGACTTCCCTGGGAGTTGGGGGAGTTGGGGATGTCTGGCCGCGTTGTGTTTGTGGTTGCGGAAAAAATAAACGGAGAGTATGAAGCCTGAGGCTTCTCGGATCCTTTCCCGACCAAACCTGGGTAATTTGgtgaaagatattttaatatttttccccttttgtgaAGTGGAACAAACACAACTTGGGCGCACCAGGGCGGCCCGGAGCCTGCCAGCCAGGCGGGCGACCGGAGCACCAATCAGGGCGCGCCTGCGCTCTATATATACGGCGGACGGACTCCGGCCCCGCTTCATCGGCGCTCTGCCACATGTGTCAGAACCTTGCGTTTTCAGCATGTCGGAGACTGCTCCAGCCGTTCTTGCCACCGCCCTGCCTACTGAAAagacattggtaaagaagaaaactgCCAGAAAACCGGCGGGGACTCGCCGTAAGGGATCCGGCCCCCCGGTGTCTGAGCTCATCACCAAGGTAGTCGCGGCTTCCAAGGAGCGCAGCGGCGTGTCGCTGGCTGCGCTCAAGAAAGCCTTGGCGGCCACTGGCTACGACGTAGAGAAGAACAACAGCCGCATCAAGCTGGGCCTCAAGAGCCTGGTGAACAAGGGCACCCTAGTGCAGACCAAGGGCACTGGCGCCTCGGGTTCTTTTAAGCTCAACAAGAAAGCGGCTTCCGGGGAAGCCAAGTCCAAGGCTAAGAAGGCGGGCGCGGCCAAACTCAAGAAGCCCGCGGGAGCAGCCAAAAAAACCAAGGCCACGGCGTCTGTCACGCCGAAGAAAAGCGCTAAGACCCAGAAAAAAACTACGGCGGCGGTCGTTACCAAGAAAGTGGCCAAAAGTCCAAAGAAAAGTAAGGCTGCCAAATCCAAGAAAACAGCCAGAAACGCGCCTAAGGCAGTCAAGCCCAAGGCCGTCAAGCCCAAGGTTGCTAAATCCAAGAAAGCCGCACCCAGAAAGAAGTAGGCTGTCGAGCGTCTGCTTCTAAAATCCAAAAAGGCTCTTTTCAGAGCCACCacagatttcaaaagaaagagctggCTATTTGCTCATCTACCACGTCCACTGTTCCTTTCACCTTAACATTTTAAGGTAAGGTGGCGCGGGGAGATAGGTGGCTACGGGCTGTACCCATAAAGGCGTTGTAAGAGCTGGAGAGGTGCACTGCTAAACGTGATCCTGGCCGCGTTGCTGCGGCTCGTTCCTCGCCTGTTGCGGGCTCCGGTTAGCCTGGTGAGCTGCTCGGAGACTACGCACACCTGACGTTCTAGATGATATCCGCCAGACCCGCCCCTTATCCGCGAGCCACTAAAACATTACGAATGATCGCAACTTAAAAACGAGTCCTAACGAGGTATCTCGATTGGTCTAAATTCAAAAGTCCCGCCCTGCTCGCGGGTTGGTCCACTCTAGCCCATGATTTCCGTCGTGCATCTAATTGGGTGGTGGTGGCCTCCTGACTATTCTGCCGGTTCTGCCGGTTCTCCCGGCTGAAGTTTGCCCTTTTCTCCAGTAGTTTTTCTGATGTTTTGGATATTTCTACATTTGCCAAGTAAAGTTGGTGTCTCCCGGGGGCGAGAAGGGTACAGGCACCTTTCCCCTGCATTATTGTCTGCTATTAGCAAAGGGATGCGTTTTAGAAACAGCTGCAGCGGTGGCAACGGCCTATCCATCCAGGGCAAGATGGATGACCCAGGATATCTCGGTTTTTCGGATCGTGTAACTTTCGGGAAAGTTGTGATGGGTGTGTGAGCACGAAAAAAAGTGTCGGCCACTTTTTCCTGGAGGCTGGTCCCCACCCCTCATTTTAGATACATAGGGATCTAAAAATTGTAGTTGCTTCAAAAGCATTTTGTGCGGCCCAATCAAATGTTAACGCAGAGATCAAAATATGGGTAAACTAAGGGAAATGTGTGTTTAGGTGGAAGTGATGTTTAGAATAAACAGCTGtagtttttcattaatttatccgGTAATTCCTTAATATTTGATTGAGGCGGTTCTTCTGGATAAAGTCCAGCTTCctgtttttattctgttgaaCACAGATTTTCTTGAGACAAGTACCAGTGACGGGCTTCTGGAGACCTGCCGCTCAGTTCACCCATTGCCACAGGACGAGACTAATTCCCCCAGAAACGGTAGGAGCACGGAGTTCGCTACCTGCTCCGCCCCGCCGCTCCCAACGAACTGAGATACTTTAAACTTTGCGAATGGAAAGACGTTCCCACGGAGAGCACAacgcacatgcatacacacatacgcTCACACAAAGAATGAAAGCGTTCTCCATAGTTTTTcagttttgtgtttaattttacaGTTAAAACAATTGTGCCCTTAAGTATTTTTTGTAAGGTTTAATGTATGGATATATTTCCCCCTCCACCCTTCAAGAACATTTTATTAACTCTTCCATTTCTGCGGCCTCTCCGCTATCCTCACCCCTCGTTTGAGATGACAGCTTTATCATAGGCTAAATTCCATGATAgatcttggttttgttttgttcctgtgGGTCTTCTGACCATTCCTCAGGTGGCGTCACACCATTTTAAGTGTTCACAGTACTATTTTCAATGCTGAAAATACAGGACCCGTAGTAGATACTCAATTATTGAATGTTTAATAAACTGAGATGTTATAACATGCCTTTAATAGCTGATAGAGGTAATTCCCTCGTTATACTTTTACAGAGTTTCCTGGCTATTTAattttttggttatttgttttgcACTATATATGCTTTAAGATAATCCCCCTCCTACCCCTTCAATACcccattatacataaaaaaccttaacaCCCTCTTGGTAGTTTTCTTGGGATtgctaaatttataaattaatttgggGGAGACAATGAATTTTCCTATTCAAGTAcactttgttttctagttttcaaatattttggacTTGTGGAGAATGTTTTAAACTTTCTCTAAATGTATCTGAACATATTAGATTTCTTCCCAGATTTTTATCTTTGTACTTTTGGAAATGGCAAGCTCTCATTCTTTGAGAGCCAGGCAGCATAGAATATGCTCATTGAAGATACTCAGTTATTGAAGGGATCTTGCATGAGTGAATTAACAGTCTCTAGAACAGCCCTGTCTATACtcacataaataagtaaaaaaagaaacaggtgaaatcaatttttaataatatagtttatttaagccaatatatccaaaatattctcATTAATCATGAAATCAATGTAAAAAGATTTATGAGATGtttccattcttttttgttttgcatgTACTGTCTGTAATCTGTGTATTTTACACATACAGCACATTCACTTCCCACTAGCCCATTTCAAGAACTCAGTTTACTGTGTGTGGCTCACAAGCAACAGTATAAACTAGAATGCCTTCTGTTCTCAAATATCCTGGTCTTCTCTAACCTCATCTGTTTAAAGCTTAAGTGCCAGTGTGTCTGAATACATACTGTCTTTTGTGGACTAAACGTGGGGGAAGGTGTCTGACTTTAAGGATAGTTGGTCCAAAGATCACTGAGCCAATTTCTACCAAAACTTTTCAGAAACTGGAATTGAGCTACAGGAACTGAGGTAACCTGATGTCAGGGGCTGAGAGCTGCCTTCAGGGGCTGGGAGCTGCCTTCTTAGACACTGTGTAGGAGAAACCAAGAGAGCTGATGGATAAAATGGTGCAATGGAGCCAAAGTACAGAGAAAAACAGAGGTGAGATATGTATGGAGCTACAATGTCTGGGTTCCTGACAATCTCCTGAGTTTCTGATTCCTTGAACCACCTGAGTTCCTGCCACTGAGGCCACCTTATTTAATTCAGATTGCATCAAATTGTGGCAATCAGGAGACCTAATTAAGACACTTCAAATATAATCGCAGTTCATGATTATAGTAACAGCatcatgcatttcttttttttttttaatttttattaaggtattattgatatacactcttatgaaggtttcacatgaaaaaacaatgtggtcattacattcaccatattatcaagtcctcacccataccccaatgcagtcactgtccatcagtttagtaaaatgccaaagattcactatttgccttttctgtgctacactgctttccccatgatcccccacaccatatgtactaaacataatacccctcaatccccttctccctccccacccaccctcccacacccctcccctttagtaatcaccagtcccttcttggagtctctgagtccagCATCACGCATTTCTATATTTCATTTCTCCTTCAAATACTTTCAAGTCCACCCATTTGCTTGATTTTAACACCAGTTCTGAATTAGGCTGGGAGGGAATCAGCCTAAGCAAAGAGAGTTgatttctctgattttcttttaaacctgTTGTGATTGCCCTTTGGAGTGTCAGTTTATTGAGTTCACAGACTTAACAGTTGATAACAACATTGAATGTCTCCCGCAAACATATGCATAGATGAAGGATGTccttttctttgaaatgaaaCATGTTCCTCAAAACCAGATATAATCACCCTT from the Manis javanica isolate MJ-LG chromosome 16, MJ_LKY, whole genome shotgun sequence genome contains:
- the LOC108400185 gene encoding histone H1.2-like, translated to MSETAPAVLATALPTEKTLVKKKTARKPAGTRRKGSGPPVSELITKVVAASKERSGVSLAALKKALAATGYDVEKNNSRIKLGLKSLVNKGTLVQTKGTGASGSFKLNKKAASGEAKSKAKKAGAAKLKKPAGAAKKTKATASVTPKKSAKTQKKTTAAVVTKKVAKSPKKSKAAKSKKTARNAPKAVKPKAVKPKVAKSKKAAPRKK